TAACGGTATTCCGTTGATAGCTCATTCCTCCATACTTGGCACCATAAGGGTGCCTTTTTTTTTGTTTTGAGGAGATTATAAGCCAACTATTTAATTTAGCAGATTTTTTAATTAAATAAAGTATTGATTTAGCATAATAAAGTAGATAATATAATAAACAACAAAAGGGGTGAAGTAATGTCCACACATAAGTATCATGAATTCATTAAAATGCTAACAAATACATATCAGTGGCCAAGTGGTAAGACCCTAATAGTAGCAATAAGTGGAGGTCCTGATTCTACTTGTGCCATGAGGGTCTTGCATGACTTAGCCCTAAATCATGATTTTAAACTGCACTTAGCACATCTCGACCATTGTTTACGGGGTGAGCATTCGGATAAAGATGCCGAGTATGTGAAATCATTAGCACACATGTTTAAATGGGATTACACTATAGAAAAAGCTAATCTTAATCTCATTTACGAAGAAACTCAGGGATCTATGCAACAGGTATGTCGTGATGTGAGAATGAAATTTTTGCAAAGAGTTGCTAAAAAAGTTAAAGCCTTTGGCATAGCTTTTGGCCATAATAAAGGTGACCAAGCTGAGACTATTTTACAGCACTTAATTAGGGGTAGTGGTCTTGCAGGATTAACTGGAATGCAAATAATTGAAAAAAATAACGACAAATTAGCAATAATTCGACCCTTAATTCAAAAAACTAGGGGTGAAATACTTGAAATGCTGGATGCTTTTCAGTTAACATATCGACAGGATGCTTCAAATAAAACAGATAAGTACCAGAGAAACCATATTAGACACAATTTAATACCTTTTATCGAGGATAACTATAATCCACAAGTAATTGATAGAATTTCAGATATGAGCAAAGTACTTAAGCAGGATGAAGACTACTTAAATGAACAGGCTTTACTGCTTGCTCAACGAGCATTAAAAGAAACACCAAAAGCAGTAGTAGTTGAAATTGAAATATTGAAATCAATCCACTTAGCTTTATGTACTAGAGTAATGAGATATGCTTATCGTTTATTAACTGGCACAACAGACAACCTAAGTTTTGAGCATAGTTTAAAACTTAGTAAGTTAATAAATTCTCGCCATGGTGATTCAATATCATTGCCCAAAGAGGTTACTTGTGAGAAAGTGTATGATAGGTTATATTTATATTATAAAGACAACTGGAATGAAAGCGTTAACTTATCGAGCATAGCTATTGAATCCCCAACAACAATAGAATTGCCAGACAATAAATATCTTAAAATTGAAATTAAAGACTATAATCATAGTGAGGCATATAAGCTTAAACTAAGAGATGTAGCTTATTTTGATTTAGATAAAGTTGCTATGCCAATAATAGCAAGAACTAGACAAAATGGTGATAAATTCTTTCCGGAGGGGGCGCCTGGTAAAAAAAAGCTTAAAGATTTTTTTATAGATAAAAAAATACCTAAAAATTCACGTAATCATTTGGTTTTAATTGTCGATAATAGTGGTAAAATACTTTGGATAACAGGTTTAAGAAGAAGCCAATATGCAAAAATAACCAATAAAACTAAAAAAGTTTTGGCTTTGAGGATAATGGAGGGAGAATAGTTGGACAATAGTATTAAGTATGTAATGTACAGCGAAGAACAAATAAAAAAAAGAGTAAGCGAGATAGCAGCCCAAATAAGTGTTGATTATCAAAGCAAAGATGTATTACTCGTATGTGTATTAAGGGGTTCAATAATTTTCACTGCTGATTTGATTAGAGAAATAAGTATTCCTGTAAAGGTAGATACCATTGCCGTAAGCAGTTATGGAAACTCTACAGAATCAAGTGGTGTAGTGAGATTAATAAAGGACCTCGATGAAACTATTAAAGATGTACATGTTCTTATTGTAGAAGACATCATTGATAGTGGACTTACCCTTCAATATCTAATTAACATGCTTAAGCAGCGTAATCCGGCATCCGTTAAGGTATGTACTTTATTAGATAAACGCGAAAGACGTATGTCTAATGTAATTCCAGACTATGCTGGTTTTATAATACCTAATGAATTTGTAATAGGATATGGCATGGATTACGGCGAATATTATAGGCAGTTGCCTTATATAGGGGTTCTTAAACCAGAGGTATATCAATAATCTGGAATAGTTTTCTAGATGTAATTGAATACACTAAAAACGTATGATACAATATAATATGATTTTTTGGCAGCAGAGAGGAGGCCAACGTGGTTGAATAAACGTGTACGCGCAGCCAGTGTTTATATATTACTAATTATTATTGCTTTATCATTAATTAGTTACTTCTCCAATGGCGATGATCAGATTGCTAAACCCGATATTAATACCTTTCAAAAACAGGTAGAAAGCGGTATGGTTAAATCTTTGGTCGTAGAGGGTAATAATGGTAAAGGTGAGTATGCAGATGGAGCAAAATTTGAAATCTTTCTTCCTGCTGAGGACGAAGAATTAAGACAGCTAATGAAGGCTCATATACCTGACCTTAAATATAGACCTGTTCCTACTGCACCTTGGTGGACTGCTTTACTGACATACTTAATACCATTTGCACTAATCCTAGGTATTTGGTTCTTTTTCTTTAACCAAACCCAGGGTGGTGGCAATAGAGCTATGTCTTTTGGCAAGAGTAGAGCTAAGCTCCACGAGCAAAATCGTAAACAAGTAACATTTGATGATGTTGCGGGTTACGAAGAGGTGAAAGAAGAGTTAATTGAGATTGTAGAGTTCTTAAAGGATTCTCGTCGTTTTATTCAAATGGGAGCTAGAATACCTAAAGGAGTGCTTTTATTTGGACCTCCAGGTACTGGTAAAACATTCTTAGCAAGAGCAGTTGCTGGTGAAGCAAAAGTACCATTCTTTAGCATTAGTGGTTCTGACTTTGTTGAGATGTTTGTAGGTGTAGGTGCATCTCGAGTTAGGGATATGTTCGAGAACGCAAAAAAAAGTGCCCCATGTATTTTATTTATTGATGAAATTGATGCAGTAGGACGCCATCGTGGAGCTGGTTTAGGTGGAGGGCATGACGAAAGAGAGCAAACCCTTAACCAATTACTTGTGGAGATGGATGGCTTCGAAATGACAGAAAGAGTCATTGTAATGGCAGCTACTAATAGACCAGATATACTTGACCCTGCATTACTAAGACCTGGACGTTTTGATAGACAAGTAGTTGTTGGTAAACCAAATATTAAAGAACGAGAAGCAATTCTAAAAATTCATTCAAGAGGTAAACCACTGTCTGATGATGTAGATTTAGAAATACTTGCTCGTAGTACCCCAGGATTTACAGCGGCAGATTTAGAGAACTTATTGAATGAGGGCGCTTTGTTTGCTGCCCGTTACCATAAAAACCTAATTGAAATGGTAGATTTAGAAGAGGCAATAAACAGAGTTTTAGCTGGTCCAGCTAAAAAAGCTCGTGTTGATAGCAAAAAATCTCGTAGAATTGCTGCTTATCATGAGGCTGGGCATGCTTTAGTGGGCCATTATATGCCCCATATGGATCCTATTCATACAGTCACAATAATTCCTAGAGGTGCTGCAGGTGGTTTTACAGCTGCTTTACCAAAAGAAGATACCTTTTTCTACAGCAGAACAGAAATGTTAGAAAGAATAGCATTTGCTTTAGGTGGTAGAATAGCTGAAGCAATTATATTTGATGATATTACAACTGGTGCTAGTAATGATATTAAACAAGTAAGTGCTATAGCCAGAAGTATGGTTACTGAGTACGGTATGAGTGAAAAATTAGGACCAATTGCTTTTGGTCATCGAAGCGGAGAAGTATTTTTAGGTAGAGACATTGCTAAAGACCCTAATTATAGTGATGATATAGCAGCATTAATAGATGATGAAGTACACAAGTTAATAGAAGTAGGTTATAAACAAGCCGAAAAAGTACTTCAAGACCATATTGATGAATTACATGCAGTTGCTAAAGAGTTACTTGATAAAGAGACTCTTAAAGCAGAACAGTTTGGAGAATTAGTAGGAGAAAGACCTCAAATTCAAAATAAATATCTACAAGATTAGCAAAAAGCGTCCGTTTGGACGCTTTTTTTAACATAGCTTTATAACGTTAATTTATCATAAAATCCGCGTTAGCCCATCCTGTAACCCAAATTGTTACCCACACCATAATTTATACGTTTTATATAACGTAGTGGAATAAAATCGTTACCTTATGAAATTTGTAATGGCAATTATTCAAGCCGCGATACCAAAGGTGAGTCCAGCCCTATGTAAATAAAAAAAATATTAAATTTACGACTAGTTTTAATCTTAGTAGGATATTCTGATATAATATATATATTCATTATAAAACAACAATGAGGTGAACTCATGGATAAAGCTTTGTCTTTAGAATATACTACAGTTGAAGTTAAAGGTGAGCAGTATGCTCGAATTCCTATTAAAACACATTTAATATCTCCACAGGACGATATTGTAGATGTAATAGTGAAATACACAAAAGACATAATAAAAAGTGATGATATTATATTTGTTAGTGAAAAAGCTACTGCGGCAAGCCAAGGTAGAGCATATCACTTAAAAGATATAAACCCTGGTTGGTGGGCTAAGTTTTTAGCAAAGTATGTAAAAAAAGTTCCTTGGGGTATTGGTTTAGGTAGCCCTTATACAATGGAAATGGCAATACGTGAGTGTGGTTTACTAAGAATACTTTTTGCAGCAGGTGTTCATGTAATAAGTAAATACATATTAAGGCGAGAAGGCGACTTTTATCGCGTTGCAGGTATGCAAGCAGCTTTAATTGATGGACCTGTAAAGTATGCTCTGCCACCTTTTAATAAAATGGTGGTATTGGGGCCAAAAGATCCAGAAGGGGTAGCTGCAAAAATGGCAGCAGCAGCAGGAGCAAATGCCTGTATTGTAGATGTTAATGATATTGCTGGAGCCTGGGTTATTGGAGCTTCAAGCGATGTTGACCGAAAAAAAGTGGAAAAGATTATTGATGATAATCCATTGGGTCAAACTGATGAGCAAACCCCATTAGGCATAATTCGAAAAATGTAAGGTGGAAAATAATTGAGAGAAAACAAAGTTATTTGGTGTGGAACTTGGTATATAGCAGGCATTCTTTTAGGAATGATTATAGTTATAATATCTAGTTGGTAAACTGATATGTTTTACAGCTATCTTAAACATGCTATAATAACTTTGGCAGATAAGCAATATAAGGAGGATTTAACTTATGAAGAGTGATGTACAAATTGCACAAGAAGCTAAAATGCAACCTATTGTAGATATCGCGGCTAAATTAGGTATTAAGCCTGAAGAACTAGAGCTATATGGTAACCACAAAGCTAAGGTTGATTTAAAATTATGGGATAGAGTAAAGAATAACCCAGACGCTAAAGTAATACTAGTAACTGCAATTAATCCAACACCTGCAGGTGAAGGTAAAACAACAACCACAGTTGGTTTAGGACAGGCCTTAACACAGCTTGGTAAAAAAACAGTAATGGCTTTACGAGAGCCCTCTTTAGGCCCTTGTATGGGAGTTAAAGGAGGAGCTGCTGGTGGTGGATATTCTCAGGTAGTTCCTATGGAAGACATCAACCTCCAATTTACAGGTGATATTCCTGCAATTCAAACAGCTCATAATCTTTTATGTGCACTAGTAGATAATCATTTATACCATGGCAACGAACTTAATATTGATACCAGACGTATTGCTATTAGAAGAGTTATGGATATGAATGAACGTGCTTTACGTAGTACTGTTGTAGGTCTTAATGGCAATGGTGTACCAAGAGAAGATGGGTTTGATATTACAGTAGCATCCGAAGTTATGGCTATTTTCTGCTTAGCAACTGATTTAGAAGACTTAAAGAAACGTTTAAGTAGAATCATTGTTGCCTTTAATAAAGATGGAGACCCTGTTACTTGTGGAGACTTAAATGCACAAGGTGCAATGGCATTATTACTTAAAGATGCAATTAAACCTAACCTTGTACAAACTCTTGAACATGTACCTGTATTTATTCATGGTGGTCCATTTGCTAATATTGCTCATGGTTGTAACAGTGTAATGGCATCTCGTTTTGGCGTTAAATTAGCTGATTATTTTGTAACAGAGGCTGGTTTTGGGGCTGATTTAGGGGCAGAGAAATTCTTTGATATAAAATGTCGTTTCACAGGATTTAAACCAGATGCAGTTGTGTTAGTGGCAACAATAAGAGCTTTAAAAATGAATGGTGGAGTTAAAAAGCAAGACTTAGGTGCTGAAAACATTGAGGCTTTGGCAGCAGGATTTGTTAACTTAGCTCGTCACATTGAGAATATAAAGAAGTTTGGTATTCAACCAGTAGTAGCTATTAATAGATTCCCAACCGATACAGAAGCAGAATTAAAGCTTCTTGAAGAGCGTTGCAACGAATATGGAGCTAGTGTTGCTTTATCTGAGGTATTTACTAAAGGGGGAGACGGTGGAATTGAGTTAGCTAAAAAGGTTATTGAAGTTGTTGAAGCTGGCGAAGCTAATTTTAACGTACTATACCCTAATGACTTATCTTTACGTAAAAAGATTGAAACAGTAGCTAAAGAAATTTATAGAGCTGAAAAAGTTGTTATTAGTAAAAAAGTCCGCCGTAAACTAAAAAATTACGAAGAAATGGGCTACGGCCACTTCCCAGTTTGTATGGCTAAAACTCAATACTCGTTCTCTGATGATCCTAAAAAATTAGGTGCTCCAGAAGGATTCACCCTAAAAATTAGAGACGTAAGAGTTTCAGCTGGTGCAGGATTTGTAGTAGCTTTAACCGGTGATATTATGACTATGCCTGGTTTGCCAAAAAAACCTGCTGCTGAAAATATGGATATTTTAGAAGACGGCACTATTGTAGGCTTATTCTAATAAGTTAATCAAAAAGCATTGATGAGATATCAGTGCTTTTTTCTTTTTTTCCACGGACGCTTTTAGAATCCAACCCATCTGCTGCGTCATACGAGTAAAATCTCTCAAAGATATACTATATCGTATTATCATTGTTGCAGATTTTCTCTCCGCCTTTATCTAAGCTCAACTCTAGAAGCCACTGCATAATGTGATGGTGAGCCTGTTAGATTTTAAAGCTTATTTTTTGTGGGGTACTCATTTTGCTCGTATAGTTCGCTCCGTTGTGGTTTATTGCCTAAGTCACTACAGGACTATCACGTAAGCATAGCGCAATGTATATACTCCGATACCGCAGGTATCCCACCCACGAAATGAAATGAAGCCCACCCCGTATTTTGCAAGGCAAAATACCCAAACCGCGAGATGACGACGAGCCCACCACAAAATAAAAAAGAGTCCGAAGACTCATTTTTATTTTACAAAAACATCATTGTTAACGTTAAAGCAATAATTAAAGCAAAGGCTACTGAAAAAGCATTGCCTGTGCGTAGAACCAAAGCCGCTGCAATTACAAAATAAAGACTTGTAAATAACAAGGCGTTAAGAATACTAAATGCAAGTGTAACACCGCTTATATATAAAATTGTAAACATAGCTATATTACTTAAAACTAATAATATTATTAAACACTTTTTCATTGATAAATGTCTTTCAATTTCATACAACAAGTAAGAAAATACTAAAAAACTAATCCATATGATTAACACATACTTATAGATTATATTGCCATTAAACCAGGAACTAAAACTATTATATTTAACAGGTAAAGCTGTGGTGCTTATGATAAAAAGTATTAAACCAAATAAAGCATTTAAGGGCAA
This Clostridium sp. 'deep sea' DNA region includes the following protein-coding sequences:
- the tilS gene encoding tRNA lysidine(34) synthetase TilS, with the translated sequence MSTHKYHEFIKMLTNTYQWPSGKTLIVAISGGPDSTCAMRVLHDLALNHDFKLHLAHLDHCLRGEHSDKDAEYVKSLAHMFKWDYTIEKANLNLIYEETQGSMQQVCRDVRMKFLQRVAKKVKAFGIAFGHNKGDQAETILQHLIRGSGLAGLTGMQIIEKNNDKLAIIRPLIQKTRGEILEMLDAFQLTYRQDASNKTDKYQRNHIRHNLIPFIEDNYNPQVIDRISDMSKVLKQDEDYLNEQALLLAQRALKETPKAVVVEIEILKSIHLALCTRVMRYAYRLLTGTTDNLSFEHSLKLSKLINSRHGDSISLPKEVTCEKVYDRLYLYYKDNWNESVNLSSIAIESPTTIELPDNKYLKIEIKDYNHSEAYKLKLRDVAYFDLDKVAMPIIARTRQNGDKFFPEGAPGKKKLKDFFIDKKIPKNSRNHLVLIVDNSGKILWITGLRRSQYAKITNKTKKVLALRIMEGE
- the hpt gene encoding hypoxanthine phosphoribosyltransferase; translated protein: MYSEEQIKKRVSEIAAQISVDYQSKDVLLVCVLRGSIIFTADLIREISIPVKVDTIAVSSYGNSTESSGVVRLIKDLDETIKDVHVLIVEDIIDSGLTLQYLINMLKQRNPASVKVCTLLDKRERRMSNVIPDYAGFIIPNEFVIGYGMDYGEYYRQLPYIGVLKPEVYQ
- the ftsH gene encoding ATP-dependent zinc metalloprotease FtsH; the encoded protein is MNKRVRAASVYILLIIIALSLISYFSNGDDQIAKPDINTFQKQVESGMVKSLVVEGNNGKGEYADGAKFEIFLPAEDEELRQLMKAHIPDLKYRPVPTAPWWTALLTYLIPFALILGIWFFFFNQTQGGGNRAMSFGKSRAKLHEQNRKQVTFDDVAGYEEVKEELIEIVEFLKDSRRFIQMGARIPKGVLLFGPPGTGKTFLARAVAGEAKVPFFSISGSDFVEMFVGVGASRVRDMFENAKKSAPCILFIDEIDAVGRHRGAGLGGGHDEREQTLNQLLVEMDGFEMTERVIVMAATNRPDILDPALLRPGRFDRQVVVGKPNIKEREAILKIHSRGKPLSDDVDLEILARSTPGFTAADLENLLNEGALFAARYHKNLIEMVDLEEAINRVLAGPAKKARVDSKKSRRIAAYHEAGHALVGHYMPHMDPIHTVTIIPRGAAGGFTAALPKEDTFFYSRTEMLERIAFALGGRIAEAIIFDDITTGASNDIKQVSAIARSMVTEYGMSEKLGPIAFGHRSGEVFLGRDIAKDPNYSDDIAALIDDEVHKLIEVGYKQAEKVLQDHIDELHAVAKELLDKETLKAEQFGELVGERPQIQNKYLQD
- a CDS encoding coenzyme F420-0:L-glutamate ligase, which encodes MDKALSLEYTTVEVKGEQYARIPIKTHLISPQDDIVDVIVKYTKDIIKSDDIIFVSEKATAASQGRAYHLKDINPGWWAKFLAKYVKKVPWGIGLGSPYTMEMAIRECGLLRILFAAGVHVISKYILRREGDFYRVAGMQAALIDGPVKYALPPFNKMVVLGPKDPEGVAAKMAAAAGANACIVDVNDIAGAWVIGASSDVDRKKVEKIIDDNPLGQTDEQTPLGIIRKM
- a CDS encoding formate--tetrahydrofolate ligase, whose product is MKSDVQIAQEAKMQPIVDIAAKLGIKPEELELYGNHKAKVDLKLWDRVKNNPDAKVILVTAINPTPAGEGKTTTTVGLGQALTQLGKKTVMALREPSLGPCMGVKGGAAGGGYSQVVPMEDINLQFTGDIPAIQTAHNLLCALVDNHLYHGNELNIDTRRIAIRRVMDMNERALRSTVVGLNGNGVPREDGFDITVASEVMAIFCLATDLEDLKKRLSRIIVAFNKDGDPVTCGDLNAQGAMALLLKDAIKPNLVQTLEHVPVFIHGGPFANIAHGCNSVMASRFGVKLADYFVTEAGFGADLGAEKFFDIKCRFTGFKPDAVVLVATIRALKMNGGVKKQDLGAENIEALAAGFVNLARHIENIKKFGIQPVVAINRFPTDTEAELKLLEERCNEYGASVALSEVFTKGGDGGIELAKKVIEVVEAGEANFNVLYPNDLSLRKKIETVAKEIYRAEKVVISKKVRRKLKNYEEMGYGHFPVCMAKTQYSFSDDPKKLGAPEGFTLKIRDVRVSAGAGFVVALTGDIMTMPGLPKKPAAENMDILEDGTIVGLF